In Helianthus annuus cultivar XRQ/B chromosome 8, HanXRQr2.0-SUNRISE, whole genome shotgun sequence, a single genomic region encodes these proteins:
- the LOC110877974 gene encoding nuclear poly(A) polymerase 3 encodes MVSQIELESSDSLLKFIRDNALLVSPEEQLRRRNLIDKLKQILMTWIRRVAYQRRLPQNQIKDASATLLVYGPYGLDVYAADSNIDAVCVVPCFASLAEDFFIVLYNMLAGRPEVSGIHCVKEAKVPLMQFTFDGILIDMAFAKLQVTAVPENVDISNPSFIKDIDENSWASLSGVRVKNRILQTVPDVKIFQELLQCVKSWAKRRGVYSDLFGLFGGIELAVLAAFVCMKNPSDSLVNLISIFFKTFAFWPWPEAVVVEDVGVLPPGTRALMPIQLPSSPDEYCHSNMTTSTFNKIRSEFRRGYRQTQDPFKPQFEWGHLFEPFPYSKSYLRFIKICVSTYNNVELGTWVHWVKSRFHTLLVKLEEMHALCDPNPTEYIDVSIQIPNIVFYWGLVPGRGDNLDLNTATNDFMTNLSIGYPNIPGSLSLALVQASQLPKIMQLATDDIKAQLRLSNFNYQQQMIPVYSTHSPHYLVGYSAT; translated from the exons ATGGTGTCTCAAATTGAATTGGAAAGTTCCGATTCTCTTCTTAAG TTTATCCGCGACAACGCACTTTTGGTTTCTCCAGAAGAACAACTGAGGAGAAGGAATCTCATTGACAAGCTTAAACAG ATACTGATGACTTGGATTAGAAGAGTTGCTTATCAACGTAGGCTGCCACAAAATCAGATTAAAGATGCTTCAGCAACTCTACTAGTATATGGACCGTATGGCCTTGAT GTTTATGCTGCGGACTCCAACATTGATGCTGTTTGTGTTGTCCCTTGTTTTGCTTCTCTGGCA GAGGATTTTTTCATAGTTTTGTACAACATGCTTGCAGGGAGACCCGAGGTGTCTGGTATCCACTGTGTCAAGGAAGCCAAGGTTCCGTTGATGCAGTTTACATTTGATGGAATCTTAATCGACATGGCTTTTGCTAAACTTCAAGTTACAGCTGTTCCTGAG AacgtggatatatccaacccctcgTTCATAAAGGATATTGATGAAAATAGCTGGGCGAGTCTTTCTGGAGTACGAGTAAAGAATAGGATCCTGCAGACTGTTCCAGATGTGAAG ATATTCCAGGAACTATTACAATGTGTCAAGTCATGGGCCAAGAGAAGAGGGGTGTATAGTGAT TTATTTGGGCTGTTTGGAGGAATTGAGTTGGCTGTTTTAGCTGCTTTTGTTTGTATGAAAAACCCAAGTGACAGTTTGGTCAATCTGATCTCAATCTTCTTTAAGACATTTGCCTTTTGGCCTTGGCCGGAAGCAGTTGTTGTAGAAGATGTTGGAGTGCTGCCACCTGGAACGCGAGCATTGATGCCTATTCAGTTGCCAAGCAGTCCGGATGAGTATTGCCATTCAAACATGACTACTAGTACCTTCAACAAGATCAGATCTGAGTTCCGTAGAGGATATCGACAAACTCAG GATCCTTTTAAGCCACAATTTGAGTGGGGACACCTCTTTGAGCCATTTCCTTACTCAAAGAGTTACCTGCGCTTCATAAAAATATGTGTTTCAACATATAATAATGTTGAGCTTGGGACTTGGGTCCACTGGGTGAAATCACGCTTCCACACTCTTCTTGTTAAG TTGGAGGAGATGCATGCTTTATGTGACCCGAACCCTACAGAATACATTGATGTAAGCATACAAATACCCAACATTGTTTTTTACTGGGGATTAGTTCCCGGACGGGGGGATAACTTGGATCTAAACACCGCGACCAACGACTTCATGACAAATCTTAGTATTGGCTATCCTAATATCCCGGGAAGTCTGTCTCTAGCCCTTGTTCAAGCATCTCAGCTGCCCAAGATAATGCAGCTTGCAACAGATGATATAAAAGCGCAACTAAGGTTGTCAAACTTTAATTACCAGCAGCAAATGATACCTGTTTACTCAACACACTCGCCTCATTATCTTGTTGGATATTCGGCCACTTGA